AATATATTTTTTGTTCGGGAGCTGAAAAAGTTCCCGAGTATAAGCGGATGTGGCGGAATGGCAGACGCACAAGACTCAAAATCTTGCGTAGGTGACTACGTATGGGTTCAAGTCCCATCATCCGCAGTTTGAAAAAGCCTTGAGTTTCAAGGTTTTTTTTAGTGCAAAAAGAAGTCCTTCTGGAAGTACAGAAGGGCTCTTTTTGTACTGGCTTTCCTTGTCCTCATATAAATGGATGTTCTGTTGAATGATTTTCAGACATTGTGCCAGATGCTGCTCTTCCAGCTGTTGTTCTTTCTGATGGTTGTTCATGTTTTTTCCTCGCTTTTCTCAAATTTTTCACTGTAAAATCTGAATCAGGCACCTGTTTCCATCCCACAACGGCACCTTCCAGTTTCAGGCGGTCTTTCATTATAACAAACAGCAGATAAAAGGACAAGAAATATTGACAAATTTCCTGAGCTGGTATATTATATAACAGTGATATATAACAATGTTATAACGATGAAGGAGGTGAAATAATGAGTGAAGAAGAACAAACAACATTGCACCTAATTCGTTCAGCTGCGATGCAGGAATTTCTAAAAAAAGGATTCAAGTCTGCGTCCTTGAGGAACATTGTCAAAATAGCCGGTGTGACAACAGGTGCATTCTATGGCTACTATGACAGCAAGGAAGATTTATTTGAATCACTGGTAAGCGAACATTACAACTTTTTATTGAACTGCTTTTGCAAGGCACAGAAAGAATTTGCAGAAATCCCGCCAGAGGAACAGCCTGATAACCTTACCTCTACTTCCGGCGAATGTATGTATGAAATGCTCATGTACGCCTATGATCATTTGAATGAATTTAAACTCATACTTTGCTGCTCGGAAGGAACACGTTTTTCAAAATTGATTGATGAAATGGTAGAAATAGAGACAAAAGGTACGCATGATTATTTAGCAGTTCTTGAAAAGTTAGGCAGACCTGCGCCACCTATAGATGAACGATTAGAGCATATTTTGATCACAGGAATGTTTAACACCTTTTTTGAATTGATTATACATGAAATGCCACTTGAAGAAGCGAAACATTATCTGAGAGAAATGAGAGCTTTTTATACCGCCGGGTGGATGAAAATTATGGGGCAGTGAAAGCAGACATATTTATTAGGACAATCTGCCCTATCATTCTTGATAATGGAAAGTGTGAACTTTCCATTATATTTGATACACAGGTTAGTTTTAACTAACGAAAATAAGAAAGTAGATAATCAAACAAGGATATTTGAGGGCAGCTATTTTGTCTTCATTATCATAACCTTATTGAGCAGGTTCAATAAGTTAAAAAATTTTTAAGGAGGTTTTTCAATGAAAAAACAGTCAAATCTGTCAAGCCTGATGGGATATGCCGGAGGATATAGGATATTGACCTATCTTTCCTGGATACTGTCTGTAATGAGTGCATTGTTGGCTCTTGTACCTTTTTGGTATATATGGCGTATCATTCACGACATACTGGAAGTTTCTCCAGACTTCTCACGGGCTGAAAAGGTCACAAGTTACGGCTGGTCTGCCGTATTATTTGCGGTTATTTCTATTGTTGTTTATATAGCCGCTTTGATGTGTTCGCATATAAGCGCGTTTCGGGTTGCCGCCAATATCCGAAAAGAGCTTATGCGACATATTACAGCATTGCCGATTGGAGTAACGGAAAAATATGGAAGCGGAAAGCTCAGGCGAATTGTAAACAGTTCCAGTGCCGCTACAGAAAACTATCTTGCACACAGGCTGCCTGACAAAGCGGGAGCAATTGCCACGCCCGTAGGACTGCTCTTTTTATTACTTGCGTTTGATTGGCGGTTAGGGATTTTAAGCCTTGTTCCTGTTGTTCTTGGTTTTTTGATTATGATGAAAATGACAGGGAAAGACATGGAAGAGAGAATGGAGCAATATCAAAATGCGCTTTCCGATATGTCAAATGAAGCGGTTGAGTATGTAAGGGGCGTACCCGTAGTAAAGACTTTCGGACAGACAATCTTTTCTTTCAAACGATTCAAAGCAGCGATTGACAATTACGAAACATGGGTAATTGCATACACGAAAGCATTAAGGTTACCGATGATGTTTTATACAACAGCAATCAACGGTGTATTCGCGTTTCTGATTGCGGGAGGTATTCTCTTTACAAGGGACGGCGTAACAAATGAATTGCTGCTAAATCTTATCTTTTATATTGTGATTACGCCTGTTATCGGTACAACACTCACAAAAATTATGTTTATGAGTGAGGACGCAATGATTGTAGGAGACGCAATGAACAGGATTGAGGAAGTGCTGAATGAAAAGCCGTTGTCTGAAAGTAAAGTAAATAACGTACCATCTGATCATTCAATTACATTAGAACACGTTATCTATAGCTATGACGGTGAGAAAAACGCACTCAATGATGTTTCTATGTCAATCAAACCGGGACGGACAATCGCATTAGTAGGCTCGTCCGGAGGCGGCAAGACGACCCTTGCAAATATTGTTACAAGATTTTTTGATCCACAGAAAGGGCGTATATTGATCGGGAATATCGATATACGCGACATTCCAAAAGAAACATTGATGAATAAGGTATCTTTTGTATTTCAAAATAACCGGCTTATCAAAGCGTCTGTATTGGAGAATGTGCGTATGGCAAAGCCGAGCGCCACACGCGAAGAAATCGCCCATGCTCTGGAAACTGCACAGTGCCTGGATATTATCGAAAAATTACCAAATGGAATGGATACGATGATAGGCACAAAAGGCGTGTACCTGTCCGGCGGCGAACAGCAGAGAATAGCCATAGCCCGTGCGATTTTGAAAAATGCGCCGATACTGATTCTTGATGAAGCGACAGCATTTGCCGACCCCGACAATGAAGTGCGTGTACAACAGGCTTTATCTGCTCTGTCAAAGGGAAAAACGGTTATTATGATTGCACACAGGCTGTCGTCAATCAAAGATGCAGATTGTATTTATGTGCTGCAAAACGGTGAGATTGTTGAAAGTGGTACACACAGCAGACTAATCGAGAAAAACGGAATATTTGCGCGTATGTGGAAAAATTATTCCGAAGCAGCAGAATGGAAAATTGCTAGGAGGTAAGAACATGATTAAGATATTGCAAAGACGGTTTGCGTTATCAGAGCAAGGGGCTGTCGATTTGATAAAAGGCTGTATTGCTTGCGTTGCACAGGATATATCTTTTATGATTCCTGTCGGGCTTCTGTATTTTCTGGTTATTGATATGATGAACGGAGGAGTAAGCAAAAAACATGTCGCTTTCTATGCCGTTGGTGCGTTGGTTTGCTTATGCCTTATATTTATCGCGACCTGGTTTCAATATAATGCCACTTATTTAGCTACTTATGTGGAAAGTGGGGTAAGGCGTATATCTTTAGCAGAACAGATCCGCAAAATTCCGTTATCCTTTTTTGGTAAAAAAGACCTTGCTGATTTAACAAATTCCATTATGGGAGATTGTGCCACGCTAGAAACAGCGTTCTCTCATTATGTCTCCGCTTTGGCAGGGTCTCTGATTTCAACAACACTGATTTCAATCAGTCTTTTTGTTTATGATTGGCGCATGGCTTTTGCGGCTGTTTGGGTTTTGCCGATTGCATTTATAATTACATTTTTTTCAGCCCGAATACAGGAATATTTCAACCGCAAATCCGTAGCAGCAAATGTTGCTCTTGAAAGCGGTGTGCAGGAGTGTATCGAAAGTTTGCAGGACTTAAAGGCAAATAATGCAGAAGAAAGCTATCTGAGCGAGCTTGGCAAAAAAATTGACGATGTGGAAAAACGGCACATTATCACTGAGCTTGGGACTGCCCTGTTTGTTGTTTCCTCAACACTGATATTAAAGTTTGGGATTGCTACGGTTGCGCTTGTGGGTTCTGTGCTGCTCATTCGAGGGGAAATTGATGTTCCGCTGTTCTTTCTGTTTTTACTTGTGGCTTCCAGGTTGTATGCTCCGCTTGAGGGTGCATTACAAAATCTTGCAGCGGTAATCTCTACCAGAACGAACATAAACCGCATGAATGAAATACTTGACCAGCCTGTCCAGACGGGCACAGACAGGGTAACAAACAAAGGCTATGATATTGTGTTCGACCATGTAGAATTTGCCTACAACGCAGGGGAAAACGTATTGGAAGACGTGTTCTTTACAGCAAAACAGGGAGAAGTTACTGCCTTAGTCGGACCGTCCGGCGGAGGCAAAACTACGGTGTCACGCCTTGCTGCGCGGTTTTGGGATATTAACAAAGGCAAAATTACTGTCGGAGGTATGGACATATCAAAAATAGAGCCGGAAACATTACTGTCGTTGTACTCTATCGTATTTCAGGATGTGACGCTGTTTAACAATACAATCATGGAGAATATCAGGATAGGAAGAAAAGATGCAACTGATGAAGAAGTCATTGCGGCAGCAAGACTGGCAAATTGTGAGGAATTTGCGGCAAAGCTCCCGGACGGTTATAACAGTATGATTGGAGAAAATGGTTGCGAACTGTCCGGCGGTGAACGTCAGCGTATTTCAATCGCCCGCGCTTTCCTCAAAAATTCCCCAATCATTTTACTGGATGAGGCAACGGCAAGCCTTGATGTGGAGAATGAAACGTTGATACAGGCTGCTTTGTCAAGGCTGATAAAGGATAAGACGGTACTTGTTATCGCTCACCGTATGCGTACCGTAAGTGGTGCGGATAAAGTGATTGTACTTTCAGACGGTACGGTTGCAGAACAGGGGAAGCCGGAGGATCTGATGAATACAGGCAGAATTTATCCTCATATGGTGAAGCTGCAAATGATTAGTCAGGATTGGGGCATTTAGCATAAATAGCGAATGGATTATATGCCCCGTACCCACAGAAACTGGGGCGCGAATAGTTAGTAATGCTGTCTGCGCTCCAGTTTCTATATGGAAAATTCATACTCAAATTTTTTTATTTAAACGAACACCCATAGTTAAATACGGTTTCCCTAAATATTCCTCTTTTTCCAAAATATAACCATGCTTTCGGTAAAAAGAGATAGCATTAAGATTATTCTTAAATGCCCATATTACAACTTCTGTATATCCTTCTTCTTTCGCTGCTTGTTCTGCAAACGCAATTAAGTTGTGTCCAATTCCTTTCCCTTGAAAATCTGATGTAATATAAATTCTCCATATTTCAAAAGCTCCAGCTTTATCATGATCTGCGGTATTTCCAAACGATAGCATAGCTACTACGTTTCCGTTTTCTTCCCACACGTATTCTTTTAATCGTCCCGAAAAAAATCGTTTTTCAATTCACATATTCTATCCGCACAGCCAGCAGGACTTAATAATTCTGAATTTACATATCCTTTATATACTTTTTTCCAGTTCTCATTAATAATTTCGCAAACATTATCTATATCAGTTTCTTTCATCATTCTTATCATATTCTTAGTCCTCCATAATATTTTCGAAAGTATAAAACGGTACAACTGAAATTATTATAACATCCGTTGTTTCAAAAAACGATAGTGTTCTCCACGTTGTACTTTTTTCGTTCAGGCTCTTTTTCCTGCTTCAGATATCTGAACATCAAACAGCATTCGGGAGATCAGGATTAAACGGTTCATCAAGGATATTTTGTAATTCTGTGCTGAAATCAGCAAGCCCCAATAATACGGCACATACTTGACAAAGGGATTGTGACAAAGTTAAGATTATTATAACAATGAAGTACGTAAATTACTTGTCGAAGCTTGGAACAAGACACACAATGCAAAGAAAATCGCAGAACGCTTTTCGGTTAATACCAGCACGGTTTACCGTCTGAAAAAAGAATGCGGGAAACCAGCTCTGTGGAAACATAAATCAAAAGGAATACAAGAATTTAATATAGAAAAGAGGGTTTTTATGGCATATGCGCATGTGATCGGCCTATTGGGAGAATAGGCGATACAGACATATTCTCCTTTTAAAATTGTAGATTTAGCAAAAGGAGAAGGAAAATGAAAAATAGAAAAGAATTTCAGGAACTCAATCGGATGGCATATCCGATTTTGCTGCATTATTTATTGACCAGTCTGTTTGAGATTCTGGATCAGGCGATTGTAGGACATTATTCTGTGCGGGGGTTTGCAGTAGTTGGAATTGCAGCTTCTGTTGTGTATGGAGTGACAGGAGCCCTGGGGATGCTTTCTTCGGCGTTTCACATTATTGCGGCAGAGAAGATAGGAAAGCAGGATGAGCGAGGATTTGAGAATGCATTTGCAGGAAGTAAAATTCTTGTTATTTTGATCGGTCTGACAGTTGTACTTGTAAGTATCCTGTTTGGAAAGCCATTTTTTTATGCGGTATATAGACAACAGGGAAAAGAATTACAGGAGCTTCTTGGGTACTTTTATCCGGCATCATTTACCGTACTGCAGAATATGTTGATTTTTCAATATAGTGTATACTTTAAAAACAGGCAGAATACAAAGATTACCCTTTGGGTGACTGTTGTTTCTACAACAGTAAATCTGTTTTTCGATTTTGTGCTTGTATACGGAGCAGCTGGCTTTCCTCGTCTTGGAACAGCAGGAGCCGCCTGGGGAAGTATTCTTGGTCTTGGTTGCGGACTATTGGTTTATCAGATTACTTACTGGAAAGAACGGCAAAGGAGAAAAACGATCAGGGCAGAAGAGATCCGGGGATTGATATACAGGATATGGAAAATCTATCCGTCTTTACTGGGACAGGAATTGCTGGAAAGTACAATCTTTGTATTTATGGTTCTGGCAGCGGTGGCAAGATTAGGAGCAGAAGATGTGGCTGTTTATAAGCTGCTGGATCTCGTCTGTGGGATGCTGGAGCTTCCTGTGTATGCGTATGCGGCAGCAACGCAGACATATGCCTTGCAAAATCATGCGGCAGGAAAGAAAGCGGCAGTCAGAAGTTATGAAAAAGCGGGGATACAATTATCAGGCATGATTGTTCTGTCAGTGGGGATGCTGTGCGGAATCTTTCAAAAAGAAGTGTTTCACTGGATTTTATCAGACGAGATGATCATTGCCAGGGCGGGAGATTATCTTTGGATGATCGTGCTTTTGGTGCTGGTCAAAATTCCATATCGGATCAGGCTGCTGTATCTTCAGGGAATCGGAAAAGAAGGGCAGGTCTTTTGGATTACGGCTGCGGCATCTGTGATCTTTGGTGTTGGTGCGTTTGCAGCGGCAGAGCTGCTGCAGCTTTCCGGAATTTATCTGATGATAATTTTGGAATATGGACTTCTGGGAGGCATTTATCGCTGGCAGAGTAAAAAAGTATGAGAATTGAAAATGAAAAAAGAAAAGAGGAAACTAAATTGATCTTAAGAGTTTATAAACCGGCAGATTGCAAGGCGCTTACAGAGTTGTTTTATGAGACTGTTCATTCGGTCAATACAAAGGATTATACAAAAGAGCAGGTGGATGCATGGGCAGATGGCAATGTGGATCTGGAAAAATGGAATCAGTCCTTTTTAGAGCATTACACGGTGATCGCAGAAGAGGAAAATGGAATCATAGGATTTGGGGATATCAGTGACACCGGCTATCTGGACCGGCTGTATGTTCACAAAGCGTATCAGCATCAGGGAATCGCTTCTGCAATCTGTGACGAGCTGGAGCATTATGCAGATCAGAATGTGGTTGAAACGCATGCTTCAATCACGGCAAGACCGTTTTTTGAATCCAGAGGATATATGGTCATTCAGGAACAAGGGGTTGTCAGAAAAGGTGTACTCCTGAAAAACTACAGGATGGAAAAGCAGCCGCTGCAGAAGGAGAAGTAGGATGTGGTATCAGAAAGACTGGTTTACCGGAATTGATTACTATAATTTAAAAGAAAAACAGGTCCATATTACAGAGATGGAGATTAAAAAGCCGGTCGAGCAGCGGTTTCATGAGCAGACCGAAATTTATTATGTAATCAGTGGAGATGCAGAACTCTGGATCAACGGAGAGAAATTTCAGATTCAGGAAGGTAGTTTTTTCTGCCTGTATATGCATCTTTTTTATCGGATTGAAAATATCAGAAAACCTTTGCATTGTGTAAAGGTTTCTTTTCATATTGGCCTGTTTATGTCTTTGTGTTTTGAACAGCGCAAGGCAAGAGAAAATGAGATGCTGGTATACGGAGTGCAGTCTCTTCTTTTTCTGGATAAAGAGGAGCAAAAGAGAGTAGAACGTGTTTTGGAAGATCTGTTGGCGGAAGAAAAAGAACAGCGATTTTCGGTGCAGAATATGA
This window of the Mediterraneibacter gnavus ATCC 29149 genome carries:
- a CDS encoding MATE family efflux transporter, which produces MKNRKEFQELNRMAYPILLHYLLTSLFEILDQAIVGHYSVRGFAVVGIAASVVYGVTGALGMLSSAFHIIAAEKIGKQDERGFENAFAGSKILVILIGLTVVLVSILFGKPFFYAVYRQQGKELQELLGYFYPASFTVLQNMLIFQYSVYFKNRQNTKITLWVTVVSTTVNLFFDFVLVYGAAGFPRLGTAGAAWGSILGLGCGLLVYQITYWKERQRRKTIRAEEIRGLIYRIWKIYPSLLGQELLESTIFVFMVLAAVARLGAEDVAVYKLLDLVCGMLELPVYAYAAATQTYALQNHAAGKKAAVRSYEKAGIQLSGMIVLSVGMLCGIFQKEVFHWILSDEMIIARAGDYLWMIVLLVLVKIPYRIRLLYLQGIGKEGQVFWITAAASVIFGVGAFAAAELLQLSGIYLMIILEYGLLGGIYRWQSKKV
- a CDS encoding GNAT family N-acetyltransferase → MRIENEKRKEETKLILRVYKPADCKALTELFYETVHSVNTKDYTKEQVDAWADGNVDLEKWNQSFLEHYTVIAEEENGIIGFGDISDTGYLDRLYVHKAYQHQGIASAICDELEHYADQNVVETHASITARPFFESRGYMVIQEQGVVRKGVLLKNYRMEKQPLQKEK
- a CDS encoding TetR/AcrR family transcriptional regulator; protein product: MSEEEQTTLHLIRSAAMQEFLKKGFKSASLRNIVKIAGVTTGAFYGYYDSKEDLFESLVSEHYNFLLNCFCKAQKEFAEIPPEEQPDNLTSTSGECMYEMLMYAYDHLNEFKLILCCSEGTRFSKLIDEMVEIETKGTHDYLAVLEKLGRPAPPIDERLEHILITGMFNTFFELIIHEMPLEEAKHYLREMRAFYTAGWMKIMGQ
- a CDS encoding GNAT family N-acetyltransferase, producing MWEENGNVVAMLSFGNTADHDKAGAFEIWRIYITSDFQGKGIGHNLIAFAEQAAKEEGYTEVVIWAFKNNLNAISFYRKHGYILEKEEYLGKPYLTMGVRLNKKI
- a CDS encoding ABC transporter ATP-binding protein; the protein is MIKILQRRFALSEQGAVDLIKGCIACVAQDISFMIPVGLLYFLVIDMMNGGVSKKHVAFYAVGALVCLCLIFIATWFQYNATYLATYVESGVRRISLAEQIRKIPLSFFGKKDLADLTNSIMGDCATLETAFSHYVSALAGSLISTTLISISLFVYDWRMAFAAVWVLPIAFIITFFSARIQEYFNRKSVAANVALESGVQECIESLQDLKANNAEESYLSELGKKIDDVEKRHIITELGTALFVVSSTLILKFGIATVALVGSVLLIRGEIDVPLFFLFLLVASRLYAPLEGALQNLAAVISTRTNINRMNEILDQPVQTGTDRVTNKGYDIVFDHVEFAYNAGENVLEDVFFTAKQGEVTALVGPSGGGKTTVSRLAARFWDINKGKITVGGMDISKIEPETLLSLYSIVFQDVTLFNNTIMENIRIGRKDATDEEVIAAARLANCEEFAAKLPDGYNSMIGENGCELSGGERQRISIARAFLKNSPIILLDEATASLDVENETLIQAALSRLIKDKTVLVIAHRMRTVSGADKVIVLSDGTVAEQGKPEDLMNTGRIYPHMVKLQMISQDWGI
- a CDS encoding ABC transporter ATP-binding protein, with the protein product MKKQSNLSSLMGYAGGYRILTYLSWILSVMSALLALVPFWYIWRIIHDILEVSPDFSRAEKVTSYGWSAVLFAVISIVVYIAALMCSHISAFRVAANIRKELMRHITALPIGVTEKYGSGKLRRIVNSSSAATENYLAHRLPDKAGAIATPVGLLFLLLAFDWRLGILSLVPVVLGFLIMMKMTGKDMEERMEQYQNALSDMSNEAVEYVRGVPVVKTFGQTIFSFKRFKAAIDNYETWVIAYTKALRLPMMFYTTAINGVFAFLIAGGILFTRDGVTNELLLNLIFYIVITPVIGTTLTKIMFMSEDAMIVGDAMNRIEEVLNEKPLSESKVNNVPSDHSITLEHVIYSYDGEKNALNDVSMSIKPGRTIALVGSSGGGKTTLANIVTRFFDPQKGRILIGNIDIRDIPKETLMNKVSFVFQNNRLIKASVLENVRMAKPSATREEIAHALETAQCLDIIEKLPNGMDTMIGTKGVYLSGGEQQRIAIARAILKNAPILILDEATAFADPDNEVRVQQALSALSKGKTVIMIAHRLSSIKDADCIYVLQNGEIVESGTHSRLIEKNGIFARMWKNYSEAAEWKIARR